In Musa acuminata AAA Group cultivar baxijiao chromosome BXJ3-9, Cavendish_Baxijiao_AAA, whole genome shotgun sequence, a single genomic region encodes these proteins:
- the LOC135648904 gene encoding uncharacterized protein LOC135648904 — protein MAVSTAADDDPDEWVRNAFLDPHLVAAVILGFGRRSRLGLETEGDEKPSTSATPAFLGWGRKRSRVARFPRTATRTIGEEEDEGVTVAVEKRKGQRRASPQSPLEGYSSASGSGGGETGSLAVETPEDRRLTKAVGNPRTPSVSSIPVSASIRRPPSKKLTKPELQAVERSLLEEKANLHKEMEELRRAVEELRANNRKLQMHLKSLNIPERVCMAPEDDQLPGLCQQCITLSPGHKDFIIIPDLNDPLPDC, from the exons ATGGCCGTATCCACGGCTGCCGACGACGATCCCGACGAGTGGGTCCGCAACGCCTTCCTCGATCCGCATCTCGTGGCGGCCGTCATCCTCGGCTTTGGCCGACGGAGCCGCCTTGGTTTGGAGACGGAGGGCGACGAGAAGCCGTCGACATCCGCGACTCCGGCATTTCTGGGGTGGGGAAGGAAGAGGTCGCGGGTGGCGAGGTTCCCGCGAACAGCCACGCGGACGAttggggaggaggaggatgagggggttacggtggcggtggagaagaggaagggacaGAGGAGGGCAAGCCCGCAGTCGCCCCTCGAGGGATACAGCAGCGCGTCGGGGAGCGGCGGCGGCGAGACCGGGAGTCTCGCCGTCGAGACGCCAGAAGACCGCCGCCTCACTAAG GCTGTTGGGAATCCACGGACGCCGTCGGTTTCCTCGATCCCGGTCTCGGCCTCCATCCGGCGGCCCCCGTCGAAGAAACTG ACGAAACCGGAGCTCCAGGCAGTGGAGAGGTCGCTATTGGAAGAGAAGGCGAACCTTCATAAG GAGATGGAAGAACTGCGGAGAGCCGTGGAGGAGCTGAGGGCCAACAATCGCAAGCTGCAG ATGCACTTGAAGTCGCTGAATATACCAGAAAGGGTTTGCATGGCTCCTGAGGATGATCAACTGCCAGGATTATGTCAACAATGCATCACTCTGTCTCCTGGCCACAAGGATTTCATCATAATACCAGACCTCAATGATCCCTTACCAGATTGTTGA
- the LOC135586442 gene encoding glycosyltransferase BC10-like isoform X2 yields the protein MKVPHLGNGNTYIVPPQRNRPIARPPRWIIILLCLVSVCLIGAYIYPPGQYPACYFFSSSVCSPIKYWLPPIARELTDDEFASRVVIKNILSMPLVWPKHPKIAFMFLTPGSLPFEKLWETFFLGHEGRFSIYIHASREKPVHVSPLFVDRDIRSAKVVWGKISMVEAEKRLLANALQDPDNQHFVLLSDSCVPLHNFDYVYSYLMGTNVSYIDTFWDPGPHGNARYTEHMLPEIEEKDFRKGSQWFSMKRQHALIVMADSLYFTKFKLYCKPGFDGRNCYADEHYLPTLFTMIDPNGIANWSVTHVDWSEGKWHPKSYRAEEVTYELLKNITSIDESYHITSDEKKVEMLTPCVWNGSKRPCYLFARKFLPEGLDNLMQLFSNYAIV from the exons atgaaagtaCCACATCTGGGCAATGGGAACACATATATTGTGCCACCACAACGCAACAGGCCCATTGCAAGGCCGCCTCGATGGATAATTATCCTGCTATGTTTGGTATCTGTCTGCTTGATTGGGGCATACATATATCCACCTGGGCAGTATCCGGCTTGCTACTTTTTTTCTTCAAGTGTTTGCAGCCCTATTAAGTACTGGTTGCCTCCTATAGCACGGGAACTTACTGATGATGAGTTTGCCTCTCGTGTTGTCATCAAAAACATTCTTTCCATGCCACTAGTTTGGCCAAAGCATCCCAAAATTGCtttcatgttcttgactccaggatcaTTGCCCTTCGAAAAACTCTGGGAGACATTTTTTCTG GGCCATGAAGGGAGATTTTCCATCTATATACATGCATCACGAGAGAAGCCAGTGCACGTGAGTCCATTATTTGTTGACCGGGACATAAGGAGTGCTAAG GTTGTGTGGGGTAAGATATCTATGGTTGAGGCAGAAAAGAGATTACTGGCAAATGCACTCCAAGACCCTGATAATCAACATTTTGTCCTGCTTTCTGACAG TTGTGTTCCTCTACATAACTTTGATTATGTGTATAGCTATCTGATGGGAACAAATGTCAGCTATATTGACAC ATTTTGGGATCCTGGCCCACATGGTAATGCCAGGTATACTGAGCATATGTTGCCAGAGATTGAAGAAAAGGACTTTAGGAAGGGTTCACAG TGGTTCTCAATGAAGCGCCAGCATGCATTAATAGTTATGGCAGACAGCCTTTATTTCACAAAGTTCAAGCTTTATTGCAAG CCAGGTTTTGATGGACGTAATTGTTATGCTGATGAACACTATCTGCCGACTCTATTCACT ATGATTGACCCTAATGGCATTGCAAACTGGTCGGTGACACATGTGGATTGGTCTGAAGGAAAATGGCATCCAAAATCATACCGAGCTGAGGAAGTGACATACGAACTCCTGAAGAATATAACT TCTATTGACGAGAGTTACCACATCACAAGTGATGAGAAG AAAGTGGAGATGCTGACACCTTGTGTGTGGAACGGATCAAAGAGACCATGTTATTTGTTTGCCAGGAAATTTTTGCCCGAAGGCCTTGACAATTTGATGCAGTTATTCTCTAATTATGCAATTGTTTGA
- the LOC135586442 gene encoding glycosyltransferase BC10-like isoform X1, producing the protein MKVPHLGNGNTYIVPPQRNRPIARPPRWIIILLCLVSVCLIGAYIYPPGQYPACYFFSSSVCSPIKYWLPPIARELTDDEFASRVVIKNILSMPLVWPKHPKIAFMFLTPGSLPFEKLWETFFLGHEGRFSIYIHASREKPVHVSPLFVDRDIRSAKVVWGKISMVEAEKRLLANALQDPDNQHFVLLSDSCVPLHNFDYVYSYLMGTNVSYIDTFWDPGPHGNARYTEHMLPEIEEKDFRKGSQWFSMKRQHALIVMADSLYFTKFKLYCKPGFDGRNCYADEHYLPTLFTMIDPNGIANWSVTHVDWSEGKWHPKSYRAEEVTYELLKNITSIDESYHITSDEKGIKSWSSTYTGQLSNRYCMRSVSILNVSMGQYQLVPFGLERKRQRRGGKSKGGENSIANWYKKVAAAHTGRGRMWQCR; encoded by the exons atgaaagtaCCACATCTGGGCAATGGGAACACATATATTGTGCCACCACAACGCAACAGGCCCATTGCAAGGCCGCCTCGATGGATAATTATCCTGCTATGTTTGGTATCTGTCTGCTTGATTGGGGCATACATATATCCACCTGGGCAGTATCCGGCTTGCTACTTTTTTTCTTCAAGTGTTTGCAGCCCTATTAAGTACTGGTTGCCTCCTATAGCACGGGAACTTACTGATGATGAGTTTGCCTCTCGTGTTGTCATCAAAAACATTCTTTCCATGCCACTAGTTTGGCCAAAGCATCCCAAAATTGCtttcatgttcttgactccaggatcaTTGCCCTTCGAAAAACTCTGGGAGACATTTTTTCTG GGCCATGAAGGGAGATTTTCCATCTATATACATGCATCACGAGAGAAGCCAGTGCACGTGAGTCCATTATTTGTTGACCGGGACATAAGGAGTGCTAAG GTTGTGTGGGGTAAGATATCTATGGTTGAGGCAGAAAAGAGATTACTGGCAAATGCACTCCAAGACCCTGATAATCAACATTTTGTCCTGCTTTCTGACAG TTGTGTTCCTCTACATAACTTTGATTATGTGTATAGCTATCTGATGGGAACAAATGTCAGCTATATTGACAC ATTTTGGGATCCTGGCCCACATGGTAATGCCAGGTATACTGAGCATATGTTGCCAGAGATTGAAGAAAAGGACTTTAGGAAGGGTTCACAG TGGTTCTCAATGAAGCGCCAGCATGCATTAATAGTTATGGCAGACAGCCTTTATTTCACAAAGTTCAAGCTTTATTGCAAG CCAGGTTTTGATGGACGTAATTGTTATGCTGATGAACACTATCTGCCGACTCTATTCACT ATGATTGACCCTAATGGCATTGCAAACTGGTCGGTGACACATGTGGATTGGTCTGAAGGAAAATGGCATCCAAAATCATACCGAGCTGAGGAAGTGACATACGAACTCCTGAAGAATATAACT TCTATTGACGAGAGTTACCACATCACAAGTGATGAGAAG GGAATAAAATCTTGGTCCAGTACCTATACTGGTCAACTATCGAACAGGTATTGTATGAGATCGGTCAGCATATTAAATGTCAGTATGGGTCAATACCAGTTGGTACCATTTGGACTGGAGAGAAAAAGACAAAGGAGAGGAGGCAAAAGCAAAGGAGGAGAAAACAGCATTGCAAACTGGTACAAGAAGGTGGCAGCGGCACATACTGGTAGGGGGAGGATGTGGCAATGCAGATGA
- the LOC135649053 gene encoding B-box zinc finger protein 32-like: MKQRPACELCDGEAAVFCGPDAAFLCWACDASVHGANFLVARHVRRVACNACRSLDTARHVSGATPQRVSPLCASCDPDPSPSHSAISSSSSSCLSTSESRAAHRAAKPAPPRRAAAKWQGRDADKRAAGVLLCWSRRMGLRSRRACMEVAARVVCACEEATAALPLRVALAAALWFATKLCKDETSPAERGADATLRRLEACSGVPARLILAAESRIARFAERVRVAEEGWAECS, from the coding sequence ATGAAGCAGCGCCCGGCCTGCGAGCTCTGCGACGGCGAGGCGGCGGTCTTCTGCGGGCCGGACGCGGCCTTCCTCTGCTGGGCCTGTGACGCGTCCGTCCACGGCGCCAACTTCCTCGTGGCACGCCACGTCCGCCGGGTCGCCTGCAACGCGTGCCGCTCTCTCGACACCGCCCGTCACGTCTCCGGCGCCACCCCGCAGCGGGTCAGCCCACTCTGCGCTTCCTGCGATCCCGATCCCTCCCCCTCCCACTCCGCTATCTCCTCGTCCTCAAGTTCTTGCCTCTCCACCTCCGAGTCCAGGGCGGCACATCGGGCGGCGAAGCCCGCCCCTCCGCGTCGGGCTGCCGCGAAATGGCAGGGCAGGGACGCGGACAAGAGGGCGGCGGGGGTCCTTCTCTGCTGGAGCAGGAGGATGGGGCTGCGCAGTCGACGGGCGTGCATGGAAGTGGCGGCGCGCGTGGTTTGCGCGTGCGAGGAGGCGACCGCGGCCCTGCCACTACGGGTGGCACTCGCGGCCGCTCTTTGGTTCGCCACCAAACTCTGCAAGGACGAGACGTCGCCGGCGGAGAGGGGCGCAGATGCGACGCTACGGCGGCTGGAAGCGTGCTCCGGTGTACCCGCGAGGCTCATCCTCGCCGCCGAGTCACGGATCGCCCGGTTCGCCGAGCGGGTCCGAGTGGCCGAGGAGGGGTGGGCCGAGTGCTCGTAG